GACTACGCAGTCTCAGTTGCAGTTTACTCCCCCTCTTTGACTGCTACGCTGTtgcgtgtcgctgcggtACGGTTCCAGATGCAGTGAAAGCGGATGTGTGGAATTGCCTCTGCGCGGTTGTGGAAGCGCACATAAAGGCGTACGTCAGCGCCAGTGCTCTATCAGCAAACATCTCTGAGGCTTCCACCGCTCTGGCTGTGTGCGAGCTTCTTGCGGGACGGCGCTATCATGTGTCACGCTTCCTGGAACCTACTCGAGCTTCCTCAGGTCTACTGCTCGGCTCGCCTCCGCGGCATCTTCTTGTCGAAGCAGTGCGCAAACATCGTGACGAGTGCAGCACCCTGCGCTCCCTTACTCTCTTCGTACGCCTTCTCCACGCCACGTGCACGCTTcctgagcagctgctcctcgccctccttgcTATTGTGAACATCACGTACATTTCGCGACATGTGTGCAGTACGTCGTCCGAAACGGTGCCGTCGGCGCTCCGCTACACCGTAGATGTCCTAAATCAAGCTACAGCGACCGGCACGGCACACTATTGTACGTGGAGAGCGTTTGTGAGGCAGGTGGTGACGTCGTCACCGGGACGCATGTTAGCCAGCACCACCCTCGGTATCGTCGTTTCGCACCTGTTCACCTGCGCCAAAGAAGCCGCATCAGATgccgtgctgcgccactTCCACATGACCCTCAAGACGGACACAGTGCTGGCGCTCACGCGGTTCGACTTTGTTGCGGACACACATTGGCCCCTGCCCGGCCGCGTGTACAGTGCACTCGCTGTGGTCACTAACTTCTCTTTCGCCGACGTTGACCGCTTGCTGGATGTGGTGGTAGAACgcgtgcagcggtggcgcaccGTGTGGCGGATCCCTGTTGCATGCGCGGTGGGGTGGCTGACGCGTCAAGGACTGGActggctgcagcggtgctggacaCGTGCCTGCCTCATGACGTCGTTTGTGGCCTGCTACGGGGCCGGCGGGCgggggtgctgcgcagccccCCGCGAGCGACCGGGCGGCTCCcagcgctgcccaccaccgcccccatGCCGCCCGCATTACGGCCTCCAAGTCCTGCTacttgctgctgcatctccttctGGCGCGAtattctctccctctgcggtggtgcagcggctggcggAGCATACTAGCTGGCCACTCGCGCCGCGCCCCTGCCTCACGGCGACGGAGCGGGTGTTACAAGCCGTCTCCACTGCTGACGGGGCTGCCGAGGTTCTCCGCGCTCGGTACGACGCCGTACGTGAGCTCTGTATATCGCCTACGGAGGAAGCGCAAGCGGCGGACTCCTTTGCCGCCACCTTGAGTCTACGGCGTGCGAACGGAGACGGCGCATTGGGGCTCTCGAGCTGGTCGCCGGACCTGGCGGTGGACGTGATGATCCTTGGAGGCAACCTTCTGGAAGAGGTAATTGACAAGGCGCTGTCAACCTGCAATGGCGTCCCAATTATGGCGGCTGTTGCCGCAACGGAGACTCCATTGCGGCAACCGCACGacgcaccgtcaccgccgccggagGATGTCGTGTCGGCCGTCTACGGTGTGACCAGAGTGGCGGACAGTGGCGCTGTATTCGTCATGCCGCCGGCGCGATGGTGGTCGCCGATGTCGTCTTTCCAATTCGATGTGCAAACAGCTCAGTTGCGCTATCACGAGCACGAGACGTATGCACAGAGCATGGCAACTCTCGTGCACGTACAGCACACGCATCAACCCACCCTCGACAGGCAGCTGTGGGCGCACTACAACACACCGCCATCCTTGCTGCACCTAAGCGGTggcaccagcgctgcctgGCGTGTGACATTCGATCACGTGTTCTTCCGCTATCCCGGCACAGAGCATGATGTGCTGCACGACGTCACTTTCGATGTCGTGGCCGGTGGCTTCCTCGGCATTGTGGGCTACAGTGGGGCCGGGAAGAGtacgctgctgttgcttcttTCCCGCGTCTACGCGCC
The window above is part of the Leishmania panamensis strain MHOM/PA/94/PSC-1 chromosome 33 sequence genome. Proteins encoded here:
- a CDS encoding ABC transporter family-like protein (TriTrypDB/GeneDB-style sysID: LpmP.33.3390) — translated: MGLADAPWFAIPLATATTVRVATTIVNFRNRRELQRRAGSKAARDAESLIGAVAHLAAHTEDCTYPSTENSTAAVIDLNTIPRRIVVSHARLRSLSCSLLPLFDCYAVACRCGTVPDAVKADVWNCLCAVVEAHIKAYVSASALSANISEASTALAVCELLAGRRYHVSRFLEPTRASSGLLLGSPPRHLLVEAVRKHRDECSTLRSLTLFVRLLHATCTLPEQLLLALLAIVNITYISRHVCSTSSETVPSALRYTVDVLNQATATGTAHYCTWRAFVRQVVTSSPGRMLASTTLGIVVSHLFTCAKEAASDAVLRHFHMTLKTDTVLALTRFDFVADTHWPLPGRVYSALAVVTNFSFADVDRLLDVVVERVQRWRTVWRIPVACAVGWLTRQGLDWLQRCWTRACLMTSFVACYGAGGRGCCAAPRERPGGSQRCPPPPPCRPHYGLQVLLLAAASPSGAIFSPSAVVQRLAEHTSWPLAPRPCLTATERVLQAVSTADGAAEVLRARYDAVRELCISPTEEAQAADSFAATLSLRRANGDGALGLSSWSPDLAVDVMILGGNLLEEVIDKALSTCNGVPIMAAVAATETPLRQPHDAPSPPPEDVVSAVYGVTRVADSGAVFVMPPARWWSPMSSFQFDVQTAQLRYHEHETYAQSMATLVHVQHTHQPTLDRQLWAHYNTPPSLLHLSGGTSAAWRVTFDHVFFRYPGTEHDVLHDVTFDVVAGGFLGIVGYSGAGKSTLLLLLSRVYAPTRGHIRINGYPIECMPPRALRRRLGHCWEGARGTCFLEGISVERNVAYGHLAAASVGAVTAALEQACVDTAVAARPNGLREPLRCSEWSGGEVARLMLARALMVPVDEAGIYMFDECTNALDSVTEAKVFSSHLYRRGNATRVIVSHRLASVRAADEILVLAHGRIVERGTWTQLLRGGDDSLFCTLYRAQTVS